From a region of the Epinephelus fuscoguttatus linkage group LG21, E.fuscoguttatus.final_Chr_v1 genome:
- the tram1 gene encoding translocating chain-associated membrane protein 1, with amino-acid sequence MGIRKKTNKNPPVLSHEFVIQNHADIVSCVAMVFLLGLMFEVTSKFAVLFITVQYNVTISTNGPEETAVNHFHHGIKDLATTFFYMLVAIIMHAIIQEYVLDKINRKKHFSKTKHSKFNESGQLSAFYLFSFGWGTSILLSENLLSNPVSLWEGYPHTLMPFQMKFYFICQLGYWLHALPELYFQKTKKEDIPRQLVYISLYLVHIAGAYILNLNRLGLVLLVLHYFIELLFHVSRLIYFSNEHRQTGFTIWAVLFVLGRLLTLSLSVLTVGFGLATAENQGFDLAAGNFNVIFVRITVLAAICLTQAFMMWKFINFQLRRWREHAQAQTLKKKQVPAKSKSKKDKANGVNGVNSHRADSPRARKEKSS; translated from the exons ATGGGGATCCGAAAAAAGACTAACAAGAACCCGCCGGTGCTGAGCCATGAGTTTGTCATCCAGAACCATGCagatattgtttcctgtgttgcTATGGTGTTCCTTCTCGGGCTGATGTTTGAG gtGACCTCAAAGTTTGCAGTGTTATTCATTACTGTCCAGTACAATGTCACCATATCAACAAATG GCCCAGAGGAGACCGCTGTGAACCACTTCCACCATGGCATCAAGGACCTTGCCACCACCTTCTTCTACATGCTGGTGGCCATCATCATGCACGCCATCATCCAGGAGTATGTGCTGGAT AAAATCAACAGGAAGAAGcacttctccaaaacaaagcaCAGCAAATTCAACGAGTCAGGACAGCTCAGCGCTTTCTACTTGTTCTCCTTCGGCTGGGGCACAAGCATCCTCCTTTCT GAAAACCTCCTGTCCAATCCAGTCTCCCTGTGGGAGGGTTATCCCCATACACTGATGCC ATTCCAGATGAAATTCTACTTCATTTGTCAGCTGGGCTACTGGTTACACGCTCTCCCAGAACTGTATTTCCAAAAGACAAAGAAG gAGGATATTCCACGCCAACTTGTGTACATCTCCCTCTACCTGGTCCACATTGCGGGCGCCTACATTCTGAA TCTGAACCGTCTGGGTCTGGTCCTGCTCGTGCTGCACTACTTTATCGAGCTTCTGTTCCACGTTTCCCGCCTGATCTACTTCAGCAACGAGCACAGACAAACTGG ttTCACCATATGGGCCGTCTTGTTTGTCCTTGGACGGCTGCTCACCCTGTCCCTGTCCGTCCTCACCGTGGGCTTCGGCCTCGCCACCGCTGAGAATCAAGGCTTTGATTTGGCTGCAGGAaactttaatgttatttttgttcG GATAACTGTCCTGGCTGCCATCTGCCTCACTCAGGCCTTCATGATGTGGAAATTTATCAACTTCCAGCTGCGTCGGTGGAGAGAGCATGCCCAAGCGCAGACCTTGAAAAAGAAACAAGTTCCTGCCAAGAGCAAatcaaagaaagacaaag CCAACGGAGTAAACGGAGTGAACTCCCACAGAGCTGATTCACCAAGAGCAAGAAAAGAGAAGTCATCATAA
- the xkr9 gene encoding XK-related protein 9 has protein sequence MSPGLLMTNIKQSTAAFLQTLRRKMPQPDIQYTKLRWLLTIVGLVLYVVDICTDVGLALKYFREKHFVWTALTLVFVLVGLLVTQIFSYAWYRDDMNEFQADTVGEPSISTIPGMSTGGLAVLHVFGMGIFTRYYHLLNKSFKVVWMTTKSYTVEEKTDVHYDLFGLATDLSMLKLFEAFLESVPQLLLQLYILLGQNERYSVLQYLSLAFSFFNIAWSLVDYRRCMRRSHPHITEMPSGLPTVVYLLYKLCTITSHILSYTLLLILSPFSMIALTVLWLLGTTWANVLQTDFCLSRGLEFLYRAVVGFILSFTFFNVKGQDTKVAMTIYYIFYVGMNILAPSLLALLKPELQTAVYLVPVCGLIVGGSVLGLLCLVLYYLLLHPREKQQRVSDEVDGLGKETQTTRRMRNFLQP, from the exons ATGTCACCTGGGCTGCTGATGACCAACATAAAACAGTccacagcagcttttcttcagACGCTTCGTCGCAAAATGCCTCAGCCGGACATTCAATACACTAAACTGCGATGGCTGTTAACCATTGTTGGACTGGTCTTGTATGTGGTGGACATTTGCACAGACGTGGGACTGGCACTGAAATATTTTCGAGAGAAACATTTTGTGTGGACTGCACTGACTCTAGTGTTTGTTCTGGTGGGGCTGCTGGTGACGCAGATCTTCAGTTATGCCTGGTACAGGGATGACATGAATGAATTTCAGGCGGACACTGTGGGAGAACCGAGCATATCAACTATACCAGGCATGTCAACAGGTGGACTTGCTGTCCTGCACGTATTTGGCATGGGTATCTTCACCAG GTATTATCACCTCCTGAACAAAAGCTTCAAAGTGGTTTGGATGACAACAAAATCATACACAGTGGAAGAGAAGACAGATGTGCACTACGATCTGTTTGGTCTGGCGACAGATCTGAGCATGCTCAAACTGTTTGAAGCTTTCCTGGAGAGTGTTCCCCAACTGCTTCTTCAGCTTTACATATTGCTGGGTCAGAATGAGCGATACTCAGTCCTGCAGT ATTTATCTCTGGCGTTCTCCTTCTTTAACATCGCCTGGTCCCTGGTGGACTACCGCCGCTGCATGCGCAGATCCCACCCCCATATAACAGAGATGCCATCTGGCCTCCCCACAGTCGTCTACCTCCTCTACAAACTCTGCACCATCACCAGCCACATCCTCAGCTACACCCTCCTCCTCATACTGAGCCCCTTCAGCATGATAGCCCTCACTGTCCTCTGGCTGCTGGGCACAACCTGGGCAAATGTACTTCAAACTGACTTCTGCTTATCAAGAGGGCTTGAGTTTCTTTACCGAGCAGTCGTCGGATTCATCCTCAGCTTTACCTTTTTCAACGTCAAAGGACAGGACACCAAAGTAGCCATGACTATCTATTACATTTTCTATGTTGGCATGAACATTTTAGCTCCGTCGCTGCTGGCTTTGTTGAAACCAGAGTTACAGACAGCTGTGTATTTGGTGCCGGTCTGTGGTTTGATCGTTGGAGGTTCAGTGCTGGGGCTGCTGTGTCTCGTGCTTTACTACCTCCTGCTGCATCCTAGAGAGAAGCAGCAACGTGTGTCAGATGAGGTGGACGGCCTGGGGAAGGAAACACAGACCACAAGGAGAATGAGGAACTTTTTACAGCCTTGA